The Halomonas qaidamensis genome includes the window GTGTCACTCGCGCTTTGGCAACAGTGCCTGGACTACCTGCAGGACGAACTGAATTCACAGCAGTTCAATACCTGGATACGTCCGCTGCAGGCAGAAGAAGGAGAGACCAATGAGCTTCGCTTGTTGGCGCCGAATCGCTTTGTGCGCGACTGGGTGAGTGATAAGTATTCAAAGCGTATCAGTGAACTGATGCGCGAACTTGCGCCATCCAAGCCTCCCAAAGTCAGTTTGACAGTAGGCAGCCGCCGTGTCGCAGCACCTGCTCCGCAGCCGAGAGATTTAGGTAATCCGGTCTCAGCATCTCCTTCAAGGCAAGCATCGCCTGCGGTTCATACACTGCCAAGGGGAGACCTTGCTGATGAGCGAGAAATCGATAAGTTACGGGAAGAGTCATCGGGTCGGCGCGGTAATGAACGCCAGGTACAGGTTGAGGGCAGCCTTAAACATGGTAGCGGCCTTAATCCTAATTTTACTTTTGACACATTTGTTGAAGGTAAATCGAACCAACTTGCTCGTGCGGCTTCTCGTCAAGTTTCCGAAAACCCTGGCGGCGCGTATAACCCGCTGTTTTTATACGGGGGCGTTGGTTTAGGTAAAACACACTTGATGCATGCCGTAGGTAATGCTTTAGCTGGCCGCCGTGAAAATGCTCGTGTGGTTTATCTACACTCCGAGCGTTTTGTCGCTGATATGGTGAAAGCATTACAGTTAAATGCGATCAACGACTTCAAGCGTTTTTATCGCAGTGTTGATGCGCTATTAATTGATGATATTCAGTTTTTTGCTGGCAAAGAGCGTTCCCAGGAAGAGTTTTTCCATACTTTTAACGCACTGTTAGAGGGCGGGCAGCAGATGATCCTAACCTCTGACCGCTATCCAAAAGAGATTAGCGGCG containing:
- the dnaA gene encoding chromosomal replication initiator protein DnaA; translated protein: MSLALWQQCLDYLQDELNSQQFNTWIRPLQAEEGETNELRLLAPNRFVRDWVSDKYSKRISELMRELAPSKPPKVSLTVGSRRVAAPAPQPRDLGNPVSASPSRQASPAVHTLPRGDLADEREIDKLREESSGRRGNERQVQVEGSLKHGSGLNPNFTFDTFVEGKSNQLARAASRQVSENPGGAYNPLFLYGGVGLGKTHLMHAVGNALAGRRENARVVYLHSERFVADMVKALQLNAINDFKRFYRSVDALLIDDIQFFAGKERSQEEFFHTFNALLEGGQQMILTSDRYPKEISGVEERLKSRFGWGLTVAIEPPELETRVAILMKKADQAKVDLPHDAAFFIAQKIRSNVRELEGALKKVIADSHFMGKTITQDFIRESLKDLLALQDKQVGVDNIQRTVAEYYKIKVADLLSKRRSRSVARPRQVAMALAKELTNHSLPEIGDAFGGRDHTTVLHACRKVKALQEENADIREDYKNLLRLLTS